DNA from Hippoglossus hippoglossus isolate fHipHip1 chromosome 13, fHipHip1.pri, whole genome shotgun sequence:
TAGCAGCTCCGCAAATGAGCTTAACCAATTCAATATCCGGTTATTATTGTGAAAGAGACCGCTCCGGAAGTGCTTCGCGTGAGGCGTCGAGCAGaccttttgtttattttgtttttttcctgtttgtttgtttattaattgtttgtttgtttgttaaaaacGTAACATTGTGAATTTACACGAACCCGGAAGTTCCCGGAGACAAACCAACACTCACGCTTCAGTGACGTAGAGCGTCCCGCAGCCGAGCCGCTGCCCGTCCAGCACCGCCGCGGTGTCGGCCTGCTGCAGCCGGACGCCCCCGGTGGGCGGCTGGAGGTTCTTCAGGAGAACCATCGTCTCTGCGGAGGAGGAGAACCACGAGGCTGCGACTCAAACCCGGGGCAAGTTCACACTAACCCGGGACAAGCTCTCACTAACCCGGGACAAGTTCTCACTAAGCCGGGACAAGTTCTCACTAACCCGGTCCACTGGAGCCGGGACGCggtgtttctgctgcttcttctcgGGTCAGAACGTGAAGCGCGGCGGGTGAAATCCGGACATGACGGATCCTCGAGCTGCCAAAGATGAACTATCGCGACAAGATGCTTCAGTGCGTCACGTGACCACAACGAGCTTACGTCTGTCGTTACGCAAGAGTCACGTAGCCGCCGTGAATCTTATTTTGAATGTTCCCACCggaagtgtttgtgtgctaATTTTCCACCGTGATAAACGTGTACGCCCTCCGGTGGCCACATTGCGTAACTACAAGTTTATctattttggaaaatgtatcGTGAAGATTTAagatattttgtcttttttaaactttaaagcgagtttgttttttaattcattaaacATCTTTTTCTTCCTATTTTATCCAAACAAATGTTTATCTCAATAATGTATAAAGTGAAGGAACAAACCAATCAAATCCTACAATAGGACAAatcagtaaataataataaatgatttgaaaaaaataatccaaattGCTCTTTTCTCCTTCGAGAATTTATATTTgataaaatattacaaattatatttaaaaaagcagcaaagaaaaagttctgactgaattttaaaataaatatttgcattagCAATAATCAGGGTTTTATACTGCCCTCTGGTGGTCATACTGTGTAACTACAACCACGTGGTTTATGGTTTAATTTTGAAAGCCTAACCGGAAGTTCTTATGCCATTGTCTAGCTTGATTAGAGAGAAGCGTTGTTGTAGTTACTCACTGTGGCCACTAGAGAGCAGCACGCCCCTGACTCTGAATAAACGCTTCTCGTTTTTcatgaatttagaaaataagaAGCTGTTTTACATTAAAGTTTTCTACAAATCATCAAAtcgattattgattattatttgatgGATTATTTCATTAACAAAAAGATTAATCAGCAACTCTTCAGattgttttgaacattttcagccaaaatatcagtttgttttaaaccGGAACTATAAATACACCAATAATATAAAGTTGTGTGCAGACAATTGAAATTAGGAAATTACCTTAACTtagatttaattgaattaaattcaGTATGTAAAGCAATTCTGGTTATTTTCCTGTTCCTCTGTCGGTTAACAGAAAAATCTTCTGTTAAAATTAGACCTAAATAAAATATCTTTCGCTTGGTGCTTCACGTTTTGTAGTTTGAGCAGAGAAACAGTTTTGAATGATCCACGTCTGTGTTCAGGACGAGAGTCGAACTTCTCTCAGCTGATTGAATAAAAGGTCACGAcagccgagtgtgtgtgtttgaggagatGCCTGGATGTTGGTTTAATAACTTAGAAAACATTTATGTTACAGAGAAACTACAGCAACAGTACaacagagaaatgaaaggagCTGCAGTCACGTCCACTGGCGCCTGTTCGCAGTGAATCCACATTTCACTttactgaacattttaaaaccaacagaatctgtcacagaggaaaacacagatgtcAAACGTCTCCATCAACatgaggaagagaaacaaagaaataataaactGAGTAAAAAACCGAACATTATAAAAATACTGATCTTTGCAGAGGAGCTGAAATCTTATTTTTTCACGAGTTTTGAGTTGGGGtcgttattattaatattattattagacaGTTATTCATGAAGGACGTGAAATCACTGCAGATGTCGACTTGAAGGGGATTCgctctgtttgtatttgtaacGAGATCTTAACAGTAACTTGAGAGGAAGTTAAAACTGTCGgtctgtcttttgtttctgtctcaacTGAACGATAAGAGGAAAGTacctgaaaccacatttagaaATTTAAGTGATGTGACTCTGGGATCAGTTTCATCACAAACTCTGAGACGTCAGAGTTTAGAACTAAACCCGAGAACTTCATCATCAAATCAATAACTCAATCTTATTTTGGGGAGTTTTGCaaactgacattttttaaacacaaaaacacccaAAACCAAACAGAAGCAGAAGGTTTTCATCATTTCTGGGTTTTTAATCTCTTTAGGATTTAAATGATAGAATTTGACAGATTCACGACACAATGAACTTTAAAGTGACAGATGTATTAGGTTAAATGAGGTTATAGAAATAAAGACTTTTCTATCTGACACCAAAATGATCTTTTAGTTTCTAGTTTTTTATAAAAGATTCATTACTGTGTCCTGATTTGTGacgtaaaaaataataataaaatattcctcTGACGTTGAAGCGTTGATGTTTGAAGAATCGATGCTGGAAtgaatttttgtttgttttcttaaaatcCGTGAATGTCTCCTGAAAGCTTTAAAACCTGTTCTGCAGAATTCCCTGTTGAATAAAACCATCAGGTTGAAGAGACGAAGGAAAATTATAATATTGTCATCATAATATTGAAATCTATATTCTTTGAGGATTTCAGGATTTCTGTTGAACCAGATTGAGACTCGTTTAAAAGGCTGTTTTCACTGGGATCAAATCCGGACTctgataaaaatataaatgaaagttTGGATTCAGCTGAAAATTTCTCTttcctttaattaaaaaaaatctcagatCTAAAATCTCTTAAATatcaaagaaaagtttaaattaaaaacagattcgTCCTTGaacatcgtttttttttttgtctgtttgtatttaacAGGAAGTTAAACCACTTTCCGTCCAATCACCTTCACtcatattaaagttttattaaagCTTTAGACTGTCGATCACTGGATTCACACAGTTGTAGTTTTGGcagaaaaagtcaaatgtgGGTAAAAATGAAGATTTGTTTAAAGAGAactgatgtgatgatgtcatcgtgTGAAAGTTTCTGCTGTAAAGTTGCAGCACGTtggttaataaatgttttatttctcacatATTAATAAACCTTAGAGGTCTGATAAAGACAAAAGGAGCAGAGTttagacagagagaagaaagagaaacatctgGAATCAGGTTGAAAACTTTAGGTTCACGTGAAGCAGAATAAAACTCTTTCAAAGCCTCGACAGCGACGTGAGAGAAATTCTTCCAGCTCCGGTCGGAGCAGTGAACCGCGACAGGCTGGTGTGAGGCGACCGGctgacaaaagaaaaggttcagtttgtttgGTGACTGACGTTCATCTTCCTCCCCTGAGCCTCaatcaaaaaaataaagctttgtTCCTTCTTTAAAAACTCGGGGGGtaggaaatgtttaaaaacctcTGAACATGTACAACACAGGCTGAAGAAGAGCAGCGGCTCTCTGGAAACATTCTGGGACTGTTCTGTTTAAACCGGCGACGGCACAAAGTCTcaacacacagatgaagatgtgcGTCCGTCCGCACTCGTCCATCCACCACAGCAGCATCTCAACTCCTCTCCTTCATATAGAAAATATAACACTATATTTTACAAGAGGACTAAGAACAGAACATCTATTATCTTACAAGGAACAGGCAAAGTATGTACAGCAAACATGTCCCGCCACAACACGTGGACCAACGAGCCACCAGTCTGAAACCCAACACTGGGACGGTCGGGGGAAACGTCCTGGATCCACAAGGGGTCTGAAGTGGATCTGAAGTGGATCTGAAGTGGATCTGAAGTGGATCCAGTGTTTCAGCTCAACTTGGTTTAGTATCTTTGAACGAGTTTAAATGACTGGATCCTCCAAAGTCTGGATTTAACAAGTATTTCTAAATCTCAGATGTATGAGACACGTGGATGCTACAGTGACAGTCAGACTCTTGTGTTCAGATTTAACCGTGAATTTGAAAAAGtctgatatattattatatgagTTCATCTGGGCCACAACTAAGAATTCATTGGATTTTTGCAGATCATTTTATCgaataatcaaattaaagtttCGCTTGGGaaatttcataaaataaaaggtgaacaTTTCCTTTCAccataaaactgaaataaaaatgctcACTGGGAAATGTTTCTGTTAATGAAATGATGGACTGATGGATTATCAATATGGATCGTGATCGACTGATCAGTGAATTAATGTGTCAGCTCGAACATGAACCATCGTCCGTCCTTTCAGTTCAACACGTCCTGACTGGTTTCACTGGACAAAGGTctgatggtttctgtcgtttccTGTCGACCACATTAAATCTTGGGGTCGTGATCGTGTCCAGGATCCAAGAGAAGCATCGTGTCAATGGTTCTGGTTTGATTTTGGCAGGTTTGAGATTTGCTCCTTTAAGCCAAAACAACTGATTTAAAACACGAGCGACTTTGTGTCAACGTGATTTAAAGATGATTGACAGCCCGTGCAGACAGCGAACGATTTAGATTCTTGTTAGAACCATGAACCTTCAGGATACTGGCTCATTCttaggaaacagtgaaaacccTGTTGTGTGAGTTGTCGTCTCGCCTCCCGACCCAAAGTGTTCAGCTTGACACTGGCCCTCTTCTGGGTGGCTGGTTATTAAGTGCTATGAGAATGATGAAGTGCTAAGAATGAGGTACACCACATACTCCCCCAACGGGATGAAACCGCCATCGTCCCGTCACATGGACCCAACAGAAAGTCGCCCGTAACTCAGAGCCCTGGGAAATGGTCACAACGACCTGCGGCCTCGCTCGAGTGCGTCCACGGACGCTCCGGCTGCTGCCGGTCCCGCTGCGACGCTCCGGCTGCTGCCGGTCCCGCTGCGACGCTGCGACGCTCCGGCTGCTGCCGGTCCCGCTGCGACGCTCCGGCTGCTGCCGGTCCCGCTGCGACGCTCCGGCTGCGACGCTCCGGCTGCTGCCGGTCCCGCTGCGACGCTCCGGCTGCTGCCGGTCCCGCTGCTGCCGGTCCCGCTGCTGCCGGTCCCGCTGCGACGCTGCGACGCTGCGCTGGTCCAGCTACGTTCTGCCGGACGTGAGGATGAGCGTGAGAGTGTACTCATGAGTGTCTGTTGCGAGGTACAGCACGTGATGGTGGACAGCACTCGACCACGATACaacagtgaggaggagacggggggagcaaagaggaggagcagaggggagggaggtggagggaggtggTGTTTCAGAGGTGGGTTGTGGGTGAAAGGCctgacagtaaaaaaagaaactgaaagaaataagCGAGCGttattcacacaaacagccatCATGACTGCGGACTGTTCTGGACAGAGTTTAATGAGTCTGTCtggcccccctcctcctcctccttttcttcctcctcctcctcctcctcctcctcctggtctgGAAGGAAGGGGCCGTTGAGCTTGCCCTGCTGGCCTGAAGCTTCACTGTCCCTGGGTACTGTGGGACTTCCATCCCCGGGCTTCACTGGGCCTCTGGAGGTCCGATGTATGTTTGACGGAGACAAGCTACGGCCCCTCCCCTTTTCCTGAGCTTCGCTGTCCGACCTCCTCTCGACTGCTGAAGACTTTTTGGTCGTCACCTtctgtctcccctcctcttcctcttcctcttcctcttcttcctcctcctcctccttcttatcatcatcatcatccgaGTCGATGCGGTTGAGTCTTTTGCGGACGGGACGATCCTCTTCCGATGACGACTCAGACTCCTCAGACTCCTCCTCGTCGTCATCGTCCGTCGAAGGCCGTCGTTTCTTCAGCATCTGAGCGAGTCGCCGGCGCCGCTGCTCTGACAgaatctctctcctctttcctctgcccATCTTCTCCatgtcctcctcttctctgtctgtcctctttAATCTCCTCCgcttgtcctcctccttctccagcaGTTTCCTTTTCAgccgcctccctctctctctgtcgtctTCCTTGTCTCGGTGTCTCCTCCGCTTTTCCTTCATCCTGTTCCTCCACtggtctttctcctcctttctcctcctgttcaCCCTCCGTCTCTGGTcatcttcgtcttcgtcttcatAATCCTCCTCGTCCCCGGAGTCTCTGGAAGAACGCGACACTGGAGGGGAAGCAAAGAGGAGGGATTAACTGGGTGGAATAAATCATTACTGCACATCATTAACTTTCAGATCTCATTTCCAGGATTTATTCATGGTTTGTTCAGAAGATTATTTCTCTTATGGTTTTGTGGAAATGTTCAATCCTCCTCCACATGAATCACACCTGAAGGGAAACAGTCGGTTTCCTCGACTGAATGTGATGGAAGTTGTTGTTGATGCTCAGAACGTTTAGTAAAAAATCAGagacatgaatatttaaagaaatgtgacagaagtttgtaTTTTGACCTCAAATTAAAAGTGATgaggaaactgtgtgtgttgccagCGGCGACTGACCATCGCTGAAGTCGCTGGAGAGATGCTCCTTGCGCGGCCGCCCGCGGGGTTTGACCTTGTTCTTGCTGGCGGAGGCCTTGGAGTTGTCCGACGACTCGGACGTCTCGCGGTAGTTGACCTGCTGCCGCTGGCCGCGCCTCAGGCCCCGCCTCTTTTTATCAGCATCACTGTCGGACATGTCACTGTACTGATCGGAGTctagagagacggagagagagacggagacggagagagagacggagagagagagagagagagagagagagagagagagagagagagagagagagagagagagagagagggagagagagagacggagagagagagacggagagagagagagacggagagagagagacggagagagagagacggagagagagacggagagagagagacggagagagagacggagagagagagagagagagagacggagagagagagagagagagagagacggagagagagagagagagagagagacggagagagagagagagagagagagacggagagagagagagagagagagagagagggagagagagagacggagagagagacggagagagagagacggagagagagacggagagagagagacggagagagagacagagagagagagagagacggagagagagacggagagagagagagagacggagagagagagacggagagagagacggagagagagacagagagagagagagagagagagacggagagagagacggagagagagagagagagagagagagagagagagagagagagagagagagagagagacggagagagagagagagacggagagagagagagagagagagagagacggagagagagagagagagacggagagagagacggagagagagagacggagagagagagagagagagagagagagagagagacggagagagagacggagagagagagagagagagagagagagagagagagagagagagacggagagagagagacggaggaaatTCATCAAGAGACAAAGCAAAGACATTCTCTGGATTCAGGTTCTCACATGTGAGgatttgctcttttctttgttttatattatgaACTGAAAATTGATTATTTTGTAATTCTAGAAGCTTGAAAATTATTTTAAGTCACAACCAgaattctttttaaatattgagaacatatgaaatgtttttaattaacttaaCTTCAATTGGTGAACTCTGCAGTTTTAACACCTTACAGCCTGGCAGTCTCCCCTACTCGTGCACTCACCCAtttcttcttcagtttcttcctcctcttcctcggagGAGTGTCTCCGCCGCCGCCTCTGTCGTTTCCTCCCCCTGCGCTGGGTCTTGCTGGGTCGTTGTTTGGGCACCCCTCTCAACGGCCGCTTGGGGCGGGTCGCACTGTCCCAGCTGCCCACCTCGCTGCCggcatcttcatcttcctcctcatcgtcatcTGCCCCCGATGCACCGAATTCTTCATCCTCAGAGCTggaagtggaagaggaggataatTAATAAAGCGACTAAAGTGAACTTGAAAAAAGTTtgaacagagtgtgtgtgtgtgtgtgtgagtgtgagtgtgagagagagagagagagagagagtgtgagtgtgagtgtgagtgtgagtgtgtctctctgtgagtgtgtgtgtgtctctctgtgagtgtgtgtgtctctctgtgagtgtgtgtgtctctctgtgagtgtgtgtgtctctctgtgagtgtgtgttacctgttgCTGAGCATGAACTCATCCTCACTCTCTGCTGCCGTGCTGTCGCTCTCCAGGTCGttcagcctcctcttcttcctgctcctgaCAGAATGAGCTTGGCTTCTGATTGGCCGCTGGCTCTCCTTCCTGTCCTCTGATAGGATGGGAGTGATGTCTTTGCTGCGCTCGGTTCCTACTGTAGAAAAATCCAAGTTAACTCAACCACAACACAAAGGATcaaacagcaaacattttaaaaaatacataaaatcaaatgacaagaataaaagtcacagagacagaagacaaactgtctctgtgacgctgcagttcacagagacagaagacaATCTGTCTCTGTGACGCTGCAGTTCACTCACCGGCACAGAGGTCAGTGATGTCTTCCTCGATAGCCTCATCGATCGCATCGTCAAAGTCGTCAAACCTGAAACACACGTGACACAGATGTAGATTCACTGAGATTCACCATAATGAGATTCTTAATCCAAATTTGAGGAGAAATTATGTTTAAACTATGATTAAACTTAATCAGTCACATGTTAAAAGGACGTCAGACTGCAGCCAATGTGCAAAAACTCTTCTAAACTATAGACAATCAATAGATGTTATTCTGTAGAATGAATCCAGAAGGTTTAATATAGAAATGTAAGAAGAGAGATCAATGAAGCTTCTtcaggagcccccccccctcacctgtaGCTGATGtgtttcctggttcttgtcgATCTTCGGCCCAGATTTTTACTCTTTTTGGGGTCTTTCTTCTTTGTGgacttctcttcctcctccccgtcTCCCTCCTAAAATTGTAATAAagagatatttttaaaatattaaatttccaGTTCAGGTTCTCTTTGTTTCGCTGGATGAATCCGTTTAATCAATTTGTTTCTTAGAGCCGTCTCATGAGGCATGAAACCGCTAATTTCCTGTCACAGTTacaacagcatgaaaacaaaacgtgagtgaaaccacatttcattttGACCTTTAGAACAACTCAACATACCAGAGTTCTGGTGACTCCTTCTTTAACGCTGGAAATATCTCAAATCTAATAGAACAATAAACTGCACAAAAGCTAAATTATGTGTTAATGCATTTACAGCTAATTCTGTTTAAAGTGAcataaatattattatgataaagCTGTGATGTGGTAAAAACCGTTTACTCACAGGAATGATGTTCTCCACACTGATTCCCACATACACCAGACGCTCTCTCCTggacagacggagacagacgAGGGTCAATATCCacgttattgttattattattagtgcacgtgtgtgtatatatgtgtgtatatgtgtgtgtgtatatatgtgtgtatatgtgtgtgtgtgtgtgtgtgtacctcctctctgctctgtcttttttcttcagGGCACTGTCCAGATTCAGCAGATGCTCCTCCAGTTTCTCACACAACAGTTTCTGAagggtaaaaaacaaacaacacaattcaTTAGGTCGGGTATCGCCACCGATTCCGAATCACAAGGTCTCGACTCGATTTCCGATTGAAATATCAATTGTGCAGCGGTGGTCCGTAGTGGAAACCCtgtattttctgtttgcatTGGACAAATTgaatttatgttgtttattaaGGTGGACTACCGTGGTTTATGTCcaattttaaacaaaaaacatctgaaaactTTGGTATTTCTTAATTAAATTAGTGGAGAAaggcaaaaaaacaataaccagACGAATCGTAAATAAcgacaaaacattttcatagttttacagtttgatcacacacacacacacacacacacacacacacacacacacacacacacacacacacacacacacacacacacacacacacacacacacacacacacacacacacacacacacacacacacacacacacacacacgcacgcacgcacgcacgcacgcacgcacgcacgcacgcacgcacgcacgcacagctTACATGTTGACAGGGCGGACAGAACCACTCTCCATCTGGAATCAACATGAGCGGTGGACGCAGACAGGCGGTGTGGTATCCACTGTCACAAGAGTCACACAACAGGATCTGAGAACACACAAGTCAATGCGTTAAAcaacacataaataataaagcCATAACATTGCTTCATTATGTATTTACTTGAGCcttcataataaatgtgtgCAAGGAGTTTATCAATCGTCATTAAACAACAGATATGAAGAAATGACAGTTTTGATAAGTCATTTATTAAGTCGTTAATCCTGAAAATGATACCAGAGCTCAGATGTGTCTAAATACGTCTGTAGGAGTCTCGGTTGTTACCAGTTCAGGATGGTTGGGCAGGCCACAGTGACTACAGGCATCCTCACTGGGAATCTCCTCTGATTTACAAGATTCTTCTGagtcgctccctccctcgctctcctcaTCTTCTCGTTTcgtccctctgtcctccacctccGTCCCCTCATTCAGCTTACGTCTCTTCGAACGGATGTTGGACCATCGGGGGCGTCGATGCCTCCGTTTGCCCTGAAAATgcaacagaggaaaagaaattgtcaaacagaaaaacacaagttgTTAAATTCACTCTCACAGGACACTTTTAGATGATTACCCTTCGTTTTCTAATTTGCCCAGCCACTTCTGCTTTTATGGCTTTCTTTGTAGCTgagctctgctcctcttcttcctcttcttcctcctcctcctcctcttcttcccttgtTCTGGAGGCCagtgcctgttttttttgtggtttcttCCTCTGGCTCTCCGCCACCTTCGAGCTCGGCCTGCAGGTTGGCAAAGCAGATGATCTTCAAGAAAAAAGGTGTCCGAATCAAACCAGCTGTATCCGACATTACAATGGGCAAAGAATATATTCTCTTATCCTATATTTTTAATAACTTCCAGACGTACCTGCAAATCCTGGTTGATCTCCTCAGCTGCCTCCCTTCGTCTTGggcctcctgctccctctcttt
Protein-coding regions in this window:
- the rsf1a gene encoding remodeling and spacing factor 1 isoform X3 produces the protein MAAPAVVRSSGPALCPSFAEVCSFLERYGATLDLPEMTFPQMERYLRDTTAVPKPLVELHVKLLRKLGRSVTTDRWEKYLAKVCQELNSTWAWELEQKGYQDMSMECKSSILKYLCECQFDDNLKFKMAINEEDPEKMRLQPIGRDQQGLMYWLQFDHEQNIRLYTEEQDDLDGSTWQCIVRTRNDLAEALDLLKAQISPALNQEQDQNQAGSRSNSPTEKGAGDEVIGSTDPEPSKTTEEPAESKTLDPIKEEKPLIPELKEEQMQSIEGENTDAEVKEKTTDHKPPVFDNRVSTITTIVKSESRESDAPKNAVSVVMAPGTTVIKQEVNKEEEAGRAVVRSNQQAKIPLKKRELKLAESYQSSHLNNSSSSIIVCNPSVIQSKDRREGKLLNSVAPPCGPSMPQQQQLVVSAAKQELTNGRASVLLPHKDGQNGVIGVIGQVGVIGHIGVIRSPSERHRAPGAEQQEPNGPSVDHWSSRVVEEEREVSRQSVLVRKGPVEGDTSASAASTLPLLVAKEAQTPEKLLMTSSKSDQAPKAVEREVDAVSISSLSQSTEEPKRQTTEDLCKKATEEPSEKGTESGPSSLHQKDDDVDEREGRRGEVSGAEEGSKDYNEKSKSALGKMEAESGGAVPPLKVEQRDENDHLDPQGDGVNDELAAQVRVKDTGLRSEGKQGPLEEASSELQKEGIRLKIKIPPHRRNKLRKGGKEGEKEREQEAQDEGRQLRRSTRICRPSSKVAESQRKKPQKKQALASRTREEEEEEEEEEEEEEQSSATKKAIKAEVAGQIRKRRGKRRHRRPRWSNIRSKRRKLNEGTEVEDRGTKREDEESEGGSDSEESCKSEEIPSEDACSHCGLPNHPELILLCDSCDSGYHTACLRPPLMLIPDGEWFCPPCQHKLLCEKLEEHLLNLDSALKKKDRAERRRERLVYVGISVENIIPEGDGEEEEKSTKKKDPKKSKNLGRRSTRTRKHISYRFDDFDDAIDEAIEEDITDLCAVGTERSKDITPILSEDRKESQRPIRSQAHSVRSRKKRRLNDLESDSTAAESEDEFMLSNSSEDEEFGASGADDDEEEDEDAGSEVGSWDSATRPKRPLRGVPKQRPSKTQRRGRKRQRRRRRHSSEEEEEETEEEMDSDQYSDMSDSDADKKRRGLRRGQRQQVNYRETSESSDNSKASASKNKVKPRGRPRKEHLSSDFSDVSRSSRDSGDEEDYEDEDEDDQRRRVNRRRKEEKDQWRNRMKEKRRRHRDKEDDRERGRRLKRKLLEKEEDKRRRLKRTDREEEDMEKMGRGKRREILSEQRRRRLAQMLKKRRPSTDDDDEEESEESESSSEEDRPVRKRLNRIDSDDDDDKKEEEEEEEEEEEEEEGRQKVTTKKSSAVERRSDSEAQEKGRGRSLSPSNIHRTSRGPVKPGDGSPTVPRDSEASGQQGKLNGPFLPDQEEEEEEEEEEKEEEEGGQTDSLNSVQNSPQS
- the rsf1a gene encoding remodeling and spacing factor 1 isoform X2, which translates into the protein MAAPAVVRSSGPALCPSFAEVCSFLERYGATLDLPEMTFPQMERYLRDTTAVPKPLVELHVKLLRKLGRSVTTDRWEKYLAKVCQELNSTWAWELEQKGYQDMSMECKSSILKYLCECQFDDNLKFKMAINEEDPEKMRLQPIGRDQQGLMYWLQFDHEQNIRLYTEEQDDLDGSTWQCIVRTRNDLAEALDLLKAQISPALNQEQDQNQAGSRSNSPTEKGAGDEVIGSTDPEPSKTTEEPAESKTLDPIKEEKPLIPELKEEQMQSIEGENTDAEVKEKTTDHKPPVFDNRVSTITTIVKSESRESDAPKNAVSVVMAPGTTVIKQEVNKEEEAGRAVVRSNQQAKIPLKKRELKLAESYQSSHLNNSSSSIIVCNPSVIQSKDRREGKLLNSVAPPCGPSMPQQQQLVVSAAKQELTNGRASVLLPHKDGQNGVIGVIGQVGVIGHIGVIRSPSERHRAPGAEQQEPNGPSVDHWSSRVVEEEREVSRQSVLVRKGPVEGDTSASAASTLPLLVAKEAQTPEKLLMTSSKSDQAPKAVEREVDAVSISSLSQSTEEPKRQTTEDLCKKATEEPSEKGTESGPSSLHQKDDDVDEREGRRGEVSGAEEGSKDYNEKSKSALGKMEAESGGAVPPLKVEQRDENDHLDPQGDGVNDELAAQVRVKDTGLRSEGKQGPLEEASSELQKEGIRLKIKIPPHRRNKLRKGGKEGEKEREQEAQDEGRQLRRSTRICRSSALPTCRPSSKVAESQRKKPQKKQALASRTREEEEEEEEEEEEEEQSSATKKAIKAEVAGQIRKRRGKRRHRRPRWSNIRSKRRKLNEGTEVEDRGTKREDEESEGGSDSEESCKSEEIPSEDACSHCGLPNHPELILLCDSCDSGYHTACLRPPLMLIPDGEWFCPPCQHKLLCEKLEEHLLNLDSALKKKDRAERRRERLVYVGISVENIIPEGDGEEEEKSTKKKDPKKSKNLGRRSTRTRKHISYRFDDFDDAIDEAIEEDITDLCAGTERSKDITPILSEDRKESQRPIRSQAHSVRSRKKRRLNDLESDSTAAESEDEFMLSNSSEDEEFGASGADDDEEEDEDAGSEVGSWDSATRPKRPLRGVPKQRPSKTQRRGRKRQRRRRRHSSEEEEEETEEEMDSDQYSDMSDSDADKKRRGLRRGQRQQVNYRETSESSDNSKASASKNKVKPRGRPRKEHLSSDFSDVSRSSRDSGDEEDYEDEDEDDQRRRVNRRRKEEKDQWRNRMKEKRRRHRDKEDDRERGRRLKRKLLEKEEDKRRRLKRTDREEEDMEKMGRGKRREILSEQRRRRLAQMLKKRRPSTDDDDEEESEESESSSEEDRPVRKRLNRIDSDDDDDKKEEEEEEEEEEEEEEGRQKVTTKKSSAVERRSDSEAQEKGRGRSLSPSNIHRTSRGPVKPGDGSPTVPRDSEASGQQGKLNGPFLPDQEEEEEEEEEEKEEEEGGQTDSLNSVQNSPQS